From Microcebus murinus isolate Inina chromosome 13, M.murinus_Inina_mat1.0, whole genome shotgun sequence, the proteins below share one genomic window:
- the MRPS31 gene encoding small ribosomal subunit protein mS31 codes for MFPRVSTLLPIRRLSRHPLSSGSPEASVAALVLLAAPHRTVRTKNNIQRYFGTNSVICSKKDEQSVPTGEISKETSESKDKVKEKTKKDLLDIIKSMKVELNTVNVQTTKPPNRRPLKSLEPTLGRFQKTTEHAPDKRNESLSPELVAAASAVADSLPFDKKATKSDLLRQLRQHEEDSKAQKDGERPKVSFGNIISNMKVARSATARVSTRPEHQIQFDEGMDNYVGQEKTADLRRRKDLFKGKRLDIFDIKAVTEEAPETDTSPSLWDVEFAKQLATVNEQPFRNEFEEMIQWTKEGKLWEFPINNEAGFDDDGSEFHEHIFLDKYLEGFPKQGPIRHFMELVMCGLSKNPYLSVKQKVEHIEWFRNYFNEKRDILKESNVQLN; via the exons ATGTTTCCTAGAGTCTCGACGCTCCTGCCAATTCGCCGCCTTTCCCGTCACCCTTTGTCGTCTGGAAGCCCGGAGGCATCGGTGGCTGCGCTTGTGCTACTCGCTGCTCCGCACAGAACGGTCAG GACAAAAAATAATATCCAAAGATATTTTGGCACTAACAGCGTGATCTGTAGCAAGAAAGATGAGCAGTCTGTTCCAACTGGTGAGATTTCCAAGGAGACTTCAGAGAGCAAAGACAAAGTAAAGGAAAAGACGAAAAAAGACTTGTTAGATATTATTAAGAGCATGAAAGTTGAATTAAACACAGTAAATGTACAAACAACAAAGCCGCCCAACAGAAGACCACTTAAAAGTTTGGAACCTACACTTGGCAGGTTTCAAAAAACTACAGAACATGCTCCAGACAAGAG aaatgagTCTCTGAGTCCTGAGTTGGTGGCAGCTGCATCTGCGGTTGCAGATTCTCTCCCCTTTGACAAGAAGGCAACCAAGTCAGACCTGCTCAGGCAGCTGCGACAGCACGAGGAAGACTCAAAGGCACAGAAAGATGGGGAGAGACCTAAAGTTAG ttttggtAACATAATATCAAATATGAAAGTTGCCAGATCTGCTACAGCCAGAGTTAGTACAAGACCAGAGCATCAGATTCAGTTTGATGAAGGAATGGACAATTATGTTGGCCAGGAGAAGACTGCTGATCTTAGAAGAAG GAAAGATTTATTCAAGGGGAAGAGACTTGATATTTTTGACATTAAGGCAGTTACTGAAGAAGCACCTGAAACAG ACACCTCACCTTCACTTTGGGATGTGGAATTTGCCAAGCAGTTAGCCACAGTAAACGAACAGCCCTTTCGGAATGAGTTTGAAGAGATGATCCAGTGGACTAAAGAGGGCAAACTGTGGGAGTTCCCTATTAACAATGAAGCAG GTTTTGATGATGATGGTTCAGAATTTCATGAACATATATTTCTGGATAAATACCTGGAGGGTTTTCCAAAGCAAGGACCAATTCGCCACTTCATGGAGCTGGTGATGTGTGGCCTTTCTAAAAACCCATATCTGAGTGTTAAACAGAAGGTTGAGCACATAGAGTggtttagaaattattttaatgaaaaaagagacattctaAAAGAAAGCAACGTACAGCTCAATTAA